The DNA window GGTTGCCCAGCTGACTAAGGCCACTCTGGATGTGTGCCACGTGGATCTCAACGTTATTCTGGAAGCAACTGGAAAGACACAAGAAGCAAAAACATAAGTGAATCTGACTTATATTTGACGCTTGATATTTGATCACATATAAAGTTATGGCCCGTTCTATTTACCTGAGGTTGGTTGGATCAATTGATGCCTTAATGTCATTCAGGGAGTCTGTTAGCGATTTAAACTCAAATGAATTCAGGTCTCCTCCATCTGCCAGACACTGAAAAAAAACCCAGAAGAAAAGAGTCACCCTGTAATTAATACCTCTGAATTGGTTTTCATTTTAGAAATAtgaacaaatacatttcaacCAGGAAGAAACCCATTGAGCATTTTATGACATAAGTTCAAATTTAAACAATCAGAGTACCCTGGTGTTTTCAAGCTCCTAAAACTGAGAAGTTCGGAAACGCTGCCTGATCCACAACTTCCAGTAGTGAAGGTAATGCTGTAAACTCTGTTACTTAAAAGTTCCACCTCTTATTCAGTCCAAGAGAGGAAATCCCTGCTCTTACTTTTCTCCATTATTGTTCCTCGGTCATAGTATTTTCTATCTTCTATTAACTAAataatctgcttcctgtttacactgcacatgcccagtgtacatGACTGCCACGTAATatgcattttaaatttgtttaatgGACGGGGATTATCACTTATATGGAGCTAAAACGTTCTTCTGGACAGAGAAAATGTAAGTGTTAAACGCTATTTTAAAAGTATGAATGAAGTTGTAGACAACAAAAGCAGAGTGTTGATCCTCCACCTTGATCTGTAGGAGCAGAGCAGTGAGGCGGGAGATGAGGTGTGTGAGGCTGGGGCTCGTCACGCTCGGCTGTCCGTCCTTCAGCGAGTTGCCCAGCTGCACCATCTGCTGGGCCTCTTCTTCACTACGCCTCCGCAGTTCTGTGGGATGGTCGGCTGGAACCATGCCCTGATCCGGAgcaagctgcacacacacacacacacgttgttgATTTAAGCCTTATAAAGAGGGATGTTGTTTTAAATAACAGGGTAAAAATTATACTGCATCTTCTGACTTACCTCACAGCAAAACTGCTGAACTTCATGCAGCACCTTGTTCAGATCTTTATTGAGCTGCTCCAGGTCGAGCACTGTGGTTGCATATCGCTTCTGGAAGTCCAGGTCAATAGGCATCGAGTACGATttcttaaaacacaaacaaagttaaGTCGACTTGAAGCAGAAGCATTTCATGTGTTAAAGAAACGTCTTAAAAATATCACTGTACCAGCTTCTCTGcttctgtgttcatttctttcaaCTGCTTGATGTGCTCTTTTTTGATCATGAGGATTTTGGACAGCCTCGTCTAATCATGGAAAAATTGAGACAGGATTTGTTAgaacaaaagtttaaaaagtggAACGATCCCAACTTTAAGTCTCCATCTGACAGGATTTACCACTTGGACAAGGAACTTGACAGGAAACCCTCCCAGAGTATCTCCCTCGGCACCGGGCAGTTTGTTCCCCCACGGCGATTGGTTAAGAGTGTCATTGTCCTGTTATAAAAAATTGGACAATGCGGTCATTCATCTTCATAAGCAAGCTATGGTATGAGATGTTAACTATTTCTAAAGAATTGGTTTGAAATTGCAGCATGACAATCATTTGATCAATTCATAAGATTTGAAACAAATCTTTAAACACTTTGAAATCAGTCTTTTTTGATACAGGCTCATCTGTCTTCATCTTAAGACCTCTAAAGACTAGATATTTCTAAATTAACTTGTGAGACCTGGTCATGCTTTTAGGGTGTTAGGTACAGAACACACAGTCTCCTCCGGCGTATTGACTTCTCTTtcgtttttctctgttttgggATTTCAGATTGAGGCTCAAGGTACCATAAGGACAGGAGTAGCAGCGGTTGGGTAGGGCCCTCTCGGTGGAGTCATGAGGTTTTGCATGTAGCGCGTCGTCCGGTGCTTCTGGGCAAAGGCTGAAATGGGCATCGTCTCATTGGGCTCATTgctctgggggaaaaaaacaaatcagcacTGGAGAATGTATCTAGAAactcagtagtttttgtacaACTTTATGTTTCAtgatttattggttttaaaaCTGTCTAATTACACTGCAATATAAAAGTTgcaacaaatttaaataaagctgaaaacacaaattGTGTTTACATCCTTAAACGCTGTTGTTATCTCAAGACAACAGGCAAATCTTACCAGGACTTCATAGTCAGGCACTGTGTGTGTTCCGAGGCCAGTGCGGTCAAAAGTGACACGATAGGTGGCTGCACTGGTGTCCACCGCATCAATTTGCCCCGTGAATAACCCATCGTGGACACCTCGGAGTCGGGCTGTCAGAAGGAAAAAATGTATCGGTACAGAAATATAATTATCAGTCTATTGGACATGCTAAGTTTCTATTGAGAGAACATTTTAGATGAACATCATTGCAGGTCAATTGCCTGCAGTGATAATGACATTATTTAAGGTCTGTCTGGCCTAACTGTTGGAAGGGATGAGTCAACATTTCAGGAATCTAACCTGTGACTTTGGTTCCTATGATGAGGGGCAGGGGGATTTCATCTGGAAGGTCTTTGCAGTTGGACACGTCAGAAAGCTTTCTTTGCTGCAGCAGGCgcatcttctttctcttctgctcCAGCGCTGTTCGCTCTTCAGAAAAGAACGCGGACGAACACCTTGATGGTACAGAAGAGCATGGTGGGTTGACATGATTGCTTCTTGAAGATTCTGTCTTCTAAGAGACGGTGTTGGCGAAAAATAAAGTGTAAACATCAAAGCGTACCGTCGAGGTTTCCCCATCAGTCTCCTGATTGTTCCCCACTCAACTCTAGTCAGCTTCCTTGTTTTTAGGTTGGGAAAAGACTCCTTGAGACACAGGCAGAATTCATTGTCCCCCTCAAAAAGAGGTctggaagaaaagagaaaaaagaaaaaacattattttagagAGAAACATATTCACCAAAAATTAATCTTTAATTCACTCAGTTAAAGCTCATCAGGTTTCTGAAAGTCGGGGTATATTGTTCtaacatttaaataatcttAACGTTAAAAGTCACTTGAACAATATCAATTAGTGGTGCAATTTAAGTCTTAATGTAGTAACAAGCCGAACTCTGACCACATGTACAGGAagcatatttttttctttctcgtatttattctgttttacattattgtcTCCTAATGGAGGACCTTACCTGTCAATGTTGGAATAGAACCACTCATAGATGCACCACTTGTGAGCTTTGGGGAGCTTTAGGAGGTTTCTTAACCGCAGCCCTATTTTCTGGGATGCCTTTTTATCAGGTGTCACCACATTAGAAAACTTCtgtgaagaaaaacattaaaacaggcATTTTAATGCTGACAGAGGTTAAGCCATTGACTTCCATCTCCTTGTTAATAAACAAACTGGAAATTatcaaaacaaggaaatctattaGTATGTTTCTGGAAGTTGCGACACAAGGATATTAAAAGGCAGCAAGAGTTGGTTGAATAGGAAATTGAATTTAGTTTCTGCTGGCCACATAAGCTAAACATTACAACAATTGGGGTTGTGCTTGACCTGTGGTGTGGTGCTGACTCTCTGGCTCCTCCGAGGGGATCTAGAGGGGACACGCTGTGGCGTCTCATCTTCCTCCCGAAACAATCGGCTCCTCTTAGAGCTCCTTGTGGGCTGGAAGGACAAACGTTGACAGGAGTTTAAAAGGGGAACCAATACTGAAAGACTAAAAAAAGCTTTTAATAAACTATCTCTTGTACTATTTGCATAACATTTCCAAACTGTTCcactgacattaaaaaaaatcagccTACTACTTTATTTAGGAGTGCAGATTCGCACAGGAACAGGTACAAACCAGGTGCATGTGGAGCACTGCATTTCAACCAAAGCCCGACAGATATGGATTTTTGGAGGCGGATGCCGATACTAATATTAGGGAGTAGAAGTTGCCCCATACTGATATATTGGTTGATATACATGttgcaatgattcctaagatgtagTTTtgaaacccttatgacaaacaTGTTTAACCATAAACTGCTGACACTGATAACTCTGTTAAAGGCTCATATTGTTTGGTTTTCATGGGTCAACTGATAAATCGCTCAGGCTACAATTCCAACATCACTCTGATATGGAAACTTAATGAAGCAATTAACTCAACGATTCAGGTATAATAGACTATTGCAGAGACACAGCAGCTGATAAGATCATCAATGGACAGCAACCAGATAATATAATCTAACCAACAACACttctatattttaaataagatCATTACTGTGTAACAGACAATGCCAAATAACTGTGAAACTCAGTTCTGCATTTATGTTGTGCTTTTATCTTATGGTTTAAATCCATATAATAGCATATGGTATCTGGTATCTCCTCTATTACGGCCTCTTCACAGGTTTAATACTAACAGATTACATCATGTCTCTTACTGTATCCATTGTGACGGAGGAATGTCGTCCCCGGGTGTTGTGTGCTCTTGGGAAGTTGTTCTTTTCATTCAGAGTGTTGGACAAACTACCCTCTGTAAAGAAATCAatgcatttatttttgaaaatagtGCAAGACCACCAGAAAGAACATTACTCAAATCTCAAAAAATGCAAATAGAAGTTCTGGAATAGAGGATTTTCTAAATTGaacattttgttattattacagATAAAGATTCAAAACTGCATTGGAAACAATTATGACAATTACTTCCACTGTATAGAAGACTGTTTAAAGTGGTGTTGGTTGTCACTGTCAGCTTGTCATTATGGCGGGTCATGGAGGTCTAATCCAATGAAGGACTTAAGGTTAATGAACACATTTAAACAGGAAACCAGTAGCATCTGTCAGGCAACatacattaaaacagaaaaaataagaaaagagtgTAATCGCAATTATAAAAGTATGAGTCTGCATGAGGAAGGACCCTGATTACCAGTAGTTCTCAATGTGACAGCCCACACAGTGCCAAGAACTAAACAAGAGAACAATAGACACAGAGAGTGACCACATACCTTTTAGACTGACAAGTGCCTCAGCTGAGGAACCTGAGGAAAAGGAAAATTGGGCGACATCAATCCAAAGTATCACACCAACAGCATTAAACCACCCATGACCTTAATTTCCAGTGTCTGATTAACACTGCAGTCTAATACAACTGTTCTGTAATAAACGCCACATTAACCAAGGTTATAATGCTCAGTTCTTGTTAAAACTGTTAAAAGGGAAAAGCAGAGTCATTCAGGAAGATGTGTGTTACTGCACTACAATACACAAAGTAGTGGGAGTGTTGCTCCAATTAATGTGAACAGTGTGGGCATAACAATAGGAACTCCTGTCAACATTATTATTAGAATCATATGGTTAGTTTTAGCTAGTTGGTCCTAATAAACTCACCAATGAGCTATGCAAATGCTGTAAACATTTAATGAATCATTCCACTGCGATGAGAAGGATAATCACAACGTGCTTGATAGTTTGGATTAACTACAAtacatcaaaataaacacatgtaaatGGCTGATGTGTGCCAGACTGTGATTTAAAACACCGACACCAGACAGCTGGGTCCAACCCGGGTTCGATGCTGTGGATGCTAGCGCAGTCGGTGAGGCCTTTACCCCCGGTTTGAGCTGTCAAGCCCGGGTACAACATCAGCTGGCCGGATCATATCAGGAGGAACGAGCCGAGCAAGCTAACGGTACCGTAGCTTTTTACCAACCTGGAGAAGTGCTGGAGCAACATCGACTCTGAGTCACACGATCATTTCAGGTGTTAACTCCCCTCCAGCAGCTTGTCAACACAAAGCGTCACCATGTCACCACAACCAGCGCTAACCAGCGTTAAATGC is part of the Limanda limanda chromosome 18, fLimLim1.1, whole genome shotgun sequence genome and encodes:
- the lin9 gene encoding protein lin-9 homolog, with the protein product MAEMDQLLDESSSAEALVSLKEGSLSNTLNEKNNFPRAHNTRGRHSSVTMDTPTRSSKRSRLFREEDETPQRVPSRSPRRSQRVSTTPQKFSNVVTPDKKASQKIGLRLRNLLKLPKAHKWCIYEWFYSNIDRPLFEGDNEFCLCLKESFPNLKTRKLTRVEWGTIRRLMGKPRRCSSAFFSEERTALEQKRKKMRLLQQRKLSDVSNCKDLPDEIPLPLIIGTKVTARLRGVHDGLFTGQIDAVDTSAATYRVTFDRTGLGTHTVPDYEVLSNEPNETMPISAFAQKHRTTRYMQNLMTPPRGPYPTAATPVLMDNDTLNQSPWGNKLPGAEGDTLGGFPVKFLVQVTRLSKILMIKKEHIKQLKEMNTEAEKLKSYSMPIDLDFQKRYATTVLDLEQLNKDLNKVLHEVQQFCCELAPDQGMVPADHPTELRRRSEEEAQQMVQLGNSLKDGQPSVTSPSLTHLISRLTALLLQIKCLADGGDLNSFEFKSLTDSLNDIKASIDPTNLSCFQNNVEIHVAHIQSGLSQLGNLHAFSANNTNAV